One Glutamicibacter halophytocola DNA segment encodes these proteins:
- the galE gene encoding UDP-glucose 4-epimerase GalE, protein MHVLVTGGAGYIGSHAVLLLLEAGHKVSVFDNLSNSSPESLRRVRDMSNSAPELFIGDLLDSDRLDSVLSQTKPDAVIHFGGLKAVGESVEKPISYYQNNVVGTLNLVSAMEKAGVKRLVFSSSATVYAESTQLPLVEDAQRAASNPYGRTKLHIEQILEDLAVSDSSWSIATLRYFNPVGAHPSGNIGEDPQGIPNNLMPFIAQVAVGRRSEVQVFGNDYPTYDGTGVRDYIHVMDLAQGHLDALDFLNTHTGQYVWNLGTGSGTSVLDVIGAFSRACGRQLPYKLVERRPGDIAEYYGDPTTARLELGWKAERGVEEMARDMWEWQSKNPAGYPDYDLDGISEEEINEFIRGSRATIAKQD, encoded by the coding sequence ATGCACGTACTGGTAACTGGCGGTGCAGGCTACATAGGATCTCACGCCGTGCTCTTGCTGCTCGAAGCTGGCCACAAGGTTTCCGTCTTCGACAATCTGAGCAATTCATCGCCCGAATCCCTGAGGCGCGTACGCGACATGTCCAATTCGGCTCCCGAGCTTTTCATTGGCGACTTGCTGGATAGCGACCGCCTGGATTCCGTCTTGAGCCAGACCAAGCCGGACGCAGTCATCCACTTTGGCGGTTTGAAGGCCGTAGGAGAGTCCGTTGAAAAGCCGATTTCCTACTACCAGAACAATGTTGTTGGCACCTTGAATCTGGTGTCAGCGATGGAAAAAGCTGGCGTTAAGCGACTGGTTTTCAGCTCATCCGCAACGGTCTACGCCGAGTCCACTCAGTTGCCACTGGTTGAAGATGCACAGCGTGCCGCATCAAACCCCTACGGGCGAACCAAACTGCATATCGAACAAATCCTCGAGGACCTTGCGGTTTCCGACTCCTCCTGGTCCATCGCCACCTTGCGCTACTTCAATCCAGTTGGCGCTCATCCTTCGGGAAACATCGGCGAAGATCCGCAGGGTATCCCGAACAACCTCATGCCGTTTATTGCACAGGTAGCGGTCGGCCGCCGCAGCGAAGTCCAGGTCTTCGGCAATGATTACCCAACCTACGATGGAACTGGCGTGCGGGACTACATTCACGTCATGGACCTTGCCCAGGGCCACCTGGATGCATTGGACTTCTTGAACACCCACACCGGCCAGTACGTCTGGAATCTCGGAACCGGAAGCGGAACGAGCGTCCTGGATGTCATTGGCGCGTTCTCGCGGGCCTGTGGCCGGCAGCTTCCATACAAGTTGGTAGAGCGTCGCCCGGGCGATATCGCCGAGTACTACGGTGATCCGACAACAGCCCGCTTGGAGCTCGGCTGGAAGGCCGAACGAGGAGTCGAGGAAATGGCTCGGGATATGTGGGAATGGCAGTCGAAGAACCCCGCTGGATATCCGGATTATGATCTTGACGGAATTTCTGAAGAAGAAATCAACGAGTTTATCCGTGGAAGCCGCGCCACGATCGCTAAACAAGACTAG
- a CDS encoding fumarylacetoacetate hydrolase family protein: MKIARFVVDGDPLYGVVDGNDIHVLAGDPFFQGIKTTGATHSLDDVRLVAPIIPRSKVVGFGRTYREHAKELGNEVPQEPIMFLKPNTSVVGHGDPVTLPAFSDEVSFEGELAVVIGRICKDVPADKAQDVIFGYTVANDLTARDAQRSDLQWARAKGFDGSCPLGPWIETELPDPDDVGIITRVNGEVKQDGSTNEMIWPVNELVARASEAFTLLPGDVIMTGTPAGVGLVNAGDVVEIDVEGIGSLRSVFRR; this comes from the coding sequence ATGAAAATTGCAAGATTTGTAGTAGACGGTGATCCGCTGTACGGAGTCGTTGATGGCAACGACATCCACGTCCTGGCAGGAGACCCGTTCTTCCAGGGAATCAAAACCACAGGGGCAACCCACAGCCTGGATGATGTTCGCCTGGTGGCGCCAATCATTCCACGTTCAAAAGTGGTCGGGTTCGGGCGCACCTACCGTGAACACGCCAAGGAACTGGGCAATGAAGTTCCGCAGGAACCCATCATGTTCTTGAAGCCCAATACCTCGGTGGTTGGACATGGGGATCCTGTCACCCTGCCAGCGTTCTCTGATGAGGTTTCCTTCGAGGGCGAACTAGCTGTCGTCATTGGGCGTATTTGCAAGGACGTCCCTGCCGACAAGGCCCAAGACGTCATCTTCGGCTACACCGTAGCCAATGACCTCACCGCGCGCGATGCGCAACGCAGCGATCTGCAGTGGGCCCGCGCCAAGGGGTTCGACGGTTCTTGCCCGCTGGGCCCCTGGATTGAAACTGAATTGCCGGATCCAGACGACGTCGGCATTATTACCCGAGTCAACGGTGAAGTTAAGCAAGATGGCTCCACCAACGAAATGATTTGGCCGGTCAATGAACTGGTGGCGCGAGCTTCGGAAGCCTTTACGCTCTTGCCAGGCGATGTGATCATGACTGGAACACCTGCAGGTGTGGGACTGGTCAATGCGGGGGATGTCGTTGAAATCGACGTTGAAGGAATCGGTTCATTGCGAAGCGTATTCCGGCGCTGA
- a CDS encoding 3-isopropylmalate dehydrogenase, producing the protein MVNEIDIAVIPGDGIGPEVVTEAVKVLKFVTNGGKQELKLTYYKLGAEHWLETGETLPEETLSAIKQHDAILFGAVGAAPGDTRIPSGIIEREMLLKLRFSLDHFVNLRPSKLYAGIESPLSNPGAIDFIVVREGTEGPYVGNGGSVRTGTAHEIATEVSVNTAYGVERVVRDAFRRASERERKHVTLVHKHNVLVHAGHLWKRTVEAVAVEFPEVTHDYLHVDAATIFLTTDPSRFDVIVTDNLFGDILTDQAGAITGGIGLAASGNINMDRTYPSMFEPVHGSAPDIAGQQKADPTAAILSVALMLDHLGMSEEARAVEQAVEKEITSRQELTDNRTTSEIGDAIVALLA; encoded by the coding sequence ATGGTAAATGAAATTGATATTGCGGTCATTCCAGGCGACGGTATTGGCCCTGAAGTTGTAACTGAAGCGGTCAAGGTACTGAAGTTCGTCACCAATGGTGGCAAGCAAGAACTCAAGCTCACTTACTACAAGCTTGGCGCTGAACACTGGTTGGAAACTGGCGAGACGTTGCCGGAGGAGACCCTCTCGGCTATCAAGCAGCACGACGCGATTCTTTTTGGCGCAGTCGGAGCAGCGCCAGGGGATACCCGAATTCCGTCAGGGATCATTGAGCGTGAAATGCTTTTGAAGTTGCGTTTCTCCTTGGACCATTTCGTGAATTTGCGCCCGTCCAAGCTCTACGCCGGCATTGAAAGCCCTCTGTCCAACCCCGGGGCTATTGATTTCATTGTGGTGCGCGAAGGCACTGAAGGCCCATACGTTGGCAACGGCGGTTCGGTCCGAACCGGAACCGCGCATGAAATCGCGACCGAGGTATCAGTCAACACGGCCTATGGAGTAGAACGCGTGGTGCGAGATGCTTTCCGCCGGGCCTCCGAGCGCGAACGCAAGCACGTGACATTGGTTCACAAGCACAACGTCCTGGTGCATGCCGGACACCTGTGGAAGCGCACTGTCGAAGCTGTCGCAGTCGAGTTCCCAGAAGTGACCCACGATTACCTGCACGTAGACGCGGCCACGATCTTCTTGACCACTGATCCATCCCGCTTTGATGTCATCGTTACGGACAACCTCTTCGGCGACATCCTGACCGACCAGGCTGGAGCAATTACCGGTGGCATCGGCTTGGCAGCGAGCGGCAACATCAACATGGACCGCACCTACCCATCGATGTTTGAGCCGGTACATGGTTCTGCCCCCGATATTGCCGGGCAGCAGAAGGCAGACCCAACGGCGGCCATCCTCTCGGTAGCGCTGATGCTGGATCATCTCGGAATGTCAGAAGAAGCACGCGCTGTTGAGCAAGCTGTTGAAAAAGAGATCACTTCACGTCAAGAATTGACCGATAATCGCACCACCAGTGAAATCGGCGATGCAATTGTCGCTTTACTGGCATAA
- the gltX gene encoding glutamate--tRNA ligase, producing MTDLSLIPEVTEDTPVRVRFCPSPTGTPHVGLIRTALFNWAYARHTGGKMIFRIEDTDAKRDSEESYNQVLDALNWLGIDWDEGVNVGGPHEPYRQSQRGEIYQDVIAKLRAAGHLYESYSTPEEIEARHKAAGRDPKLGYDNFDRELTDEQKAAFKAEGREPVLRVRMPDHDVTFNDLVRGEITFKAGSVPDYVVVRANGQPLYTLVNPVDDALMGITHVLRGEDLLSSTPRQVVLYALLHDIGVAKYMPRFGHLPYVMGQGNKKLSKRDPESSLFLHRDNGFIPEGLLNYLALLGWSLSADEDIFTSEQLVEAFDVTDVLSNPARFDVKKAEAINGTHVRMLEPKDFRDRLVPYLQAAELVGAELTARENEILDQAAPLVQERIALLGEATDMLEFLFKSDDEIVIADNALKGMPANLAEVVDASVQALEGLSDWNAETIQAALRGKLVDELELKPRQAFGPARVAISGKRVSPPLFESMEILGRESSLNRLRAFGESR from the coding sequence ATGACTGATCTATCGCTGATTCCCGAAGTAACCGAAGATACCCCGGTACGCGTTCGCTTTTGCCCATCACCCACTGGAACTCCACACGTTGGATTGATCCGTACGGCCCTGTTCAACTGGGCTTACGCTCGTCACACGGGCGGCAAGATGATTTTCCGCATCGAAGATACGGATGCGAAGCGCGACTCGGAGGAAAGCTACAACCAGGTGCTGGACGCCTTGAACTGGTTGGGTATCGACTGGGATGAAGGCGTTAACGTCGGTGGGCCGCACGAGCCTTACCGCCAGTCTCAGCGAGGCGAGATCTACCAAGATGTCATCGCCAAGCTCCGCGCGGCCGGGCACCTGTACGAGTCATATTCCACCCCCGAGGAAATCGAAGCGCGCCACAAGGCTGCCGGCCGGGATCCAAAACTTGGCTATGACAACTTTGACCGCGAGCTCACCGACGAGCAGAAGGCAGCGTTCAAGGCAGAAGGCCGCGAGCCTGTGCTGCGTGTTCGCATGCCGGATCACGACGTCACGTTCAATGACCTGGTCCGTGGCGAGATCACGTTCAAGGCAGGCAGCGTGCCGGACTATGTCGTCGTTCGCGCCAACGGACAGCCCCTGTACACGCTGGTCAACCCGGTTGACGACGCCTTGATGGGCATCACCCATGTGCTTCGCGGTGAAGACCTGCTGTCTTCAACGCCACGCCAGGTTGTCTTGTATGCACTCCTGCACGATATCGGCGTTGCAAAGTACATGCCGCGCTTCGGGCACTTGCCATACGTGATGGGCCAGGGAAACAAGAAGCTTTCCAAGCGCGATCCAGAATCAAGCTTGTTCCTGCACCGCGACAACGGGTTCATCCCAGAGGGCCTGCTCAACTATCTGGCATTGCTCGGCTGGTCATTGAGCGCCGATGAAGACATCTTCACCAGCGAGCAACTCGTTGAAGCCTTCGACGTTACCGATGTCCTGTCCAACCCGGCACGATTCGATGTCAAAAAGGCCGAAGCCATCAACGGTACGCATGTGCGCATGCTGGAACCCAAGGACTTCCGGGATCGCTTGGTTCCATATCTCCAGGCCGCTGAACTTGTTGGTGCCGAGCTGACCGCTCGCGAAAACGAAATCCTTGATCAGGCTGCTCCACTGGTACAGGAGCGTATCGCGCTCTTGGGCGAAGCTACCGACATGCTGGAGTTCCTCTTCAAGTCGGACGATGAGATTGTCATCGCTGACAACGCCCTGAAGGGCATGCCGGCGAACCTCGCAGAGGTGGTTGATGCATCGGTTCAGGCGCTGGAAGGCTTGTCGGACTGGAACGCAGAGACCATCCAGGCAGCGCTTCGTGGCAAATTGGTTGACGAGTTGGAGCTCAAGCCGCGCCAGGCTTTCGGCCCTGCCCGTGTAGCAATTTCGGGTAAGCGCGTATCGCCACCGCTCTTCGAGTCCATGGAAATCCTGGGCCGCGAGTCGAGCTTGAACCGTCTTCGTGCTTTTGGCGAATCCCGGTAG
- a CDS encoding branched-chain amino acid aminotransferase, with translation MEFTENLSTSRKSDQERASVLANPGFGDFFTDHTSVVDWSANEGGHGGEWHDARIEPYGPIAMDPAASVLHYGQEIFEGLKAYRHEDGSVWTFRPRANAARLNKSAQRLALPQLDEDVFVESLKKLVATDIDWVPSGEGEALYLRPFMIATEAFLGVRAAREVSYRVIASPAGNYFGGELKPVAIWVSKNYARAGRGGTGSAKCGGNYAASLVAQLEAEENGCKQVLFLDAFNDNAVEELGGMNVFFVTKDSKLVTPALTGTILEGVTRSSVIQLAKDRGITVEERKITLDEWRDGVASGDITEVFACGTAAVITPIGLLKNDDELIGDENAPAGEVTMSIREELLGIQLGTVEDRHGWLERLA, from the coding sequence ATGGAATTCACCGAAAATCTTTCAACGAGTCGCAAGAGCGATCAAGAGCGCGCCAGCGTTTTGGCCAACCCTGGTTTCGGGGACTTCTTTACTGACCACACCTCCGTCGTTGACTGGAGCGCCAATGAGGGCGGCCATGGCGGGGAATGGCATGATGCCCGCATTGAGCCTTATGGTCCCATCGCGATGGATCCAGCTGCCTCGGTGCTGCACTATGGCCAGGAAATCTTTGAAGGCCTCAAGGCCTACCGCCATGAGGACGGCTCGGTGTGGACTTTCCGTCCGCGCGCAAACGCAGCCCGCTTGAACAAGTCCGCCCAGCGTCTGGCCCTGCCCCAGCTGGACGAAGATGTTTTTGTCGAGTCACTGAAGAAGCTGGTAGCCACCGACATCGATTGGGTTCCCAGCGGCGAAGGTGAAGCGCTGTACCTGCGGCCATTCATGATTGCCACCGAAGCTTTCCTCGGAGTGCGTGCGGCGCGCGAAGTTTCCTATCGCGTCATCGCCTCGCCAGCGGGTAACTACTTCGGTGGAGAGCTCAAGCCGGTAGCCATTTGGGTATCGAAGAACTATGCCCGCGCCGGCCGCGGCGGCACCGGTTCTGCCAAGTGCGGTGGCAACTACGCAGCGTCACTGGTAGCGCAGCTGGAAGCCGAGGAGAACGGTTGCAAGCAGGTGCTCTTCCTCGACGCCTTCAATGACAATGCTGTTGAAGAACTGGGCGGCATGAATGTTTTCTTTGTCACCAAGGACAGCAAGCTGGTTACACCTGCACTGACCGGAACCATCCTTGAAGGTGTTACCCGTTCATCGGTGATCCAGCTGGCCAAGGACCGTGGCATCACAGTGGAAGAACGAAAGATCACCCTCGACGAATGGCGTGATGGCGTTGCTTCCGGTGATATCACGGAAGTATTTGCCTGCGGTACCGCTGCGGTAATCACTCCAATCGGCCTGCTCAAGAATGACGATGAACTCATCGGAGACGAGAACGCTCCTGCCGGTGAAGTGACGATGTCCATCCGCGAGGAACTGCTGGGCATCCAGCTGGGCACCGTCGAAGATCGACACGGCTGGCTGGAGCGTTTGGCCTAG
- a CDS encoding response regulator, with the protein MENNNVIKVALVDDQLLVRSGFRMLINSQEDMDVIAEAGNGREAVATPLMSQADVILMDVRMPEMDGIEATERLLDPSKSAAEGPKVIVLTTFDMDEYALSAIQAGASGFLLKDAPPEELLESIRTVNKGDAVIAPSTTRRLLDHMAPLLKKESTQGNKELSELVDSLTRREREVFGLIALGRSNPEIAEDLFLSEATVKTHVGHILAKLEARDRVQAVVIAYQTGVVSP; encoded by the coding sequence ATGGAAAATAACAACGTCATCAAGGTCGCCCTGGTGGATGATCAGCTGCTGGTACGAAGTGGCTTCCGAATGCTGATTAATTCACAAGAAGACATGGATGTTATTGCTGAGGCCGGCAATGGCCGTGAAGCCGTTGCCACTCCCCTGATGAGCCAAGCCGATGTCATCCTCATGGACGTGCGCATGCCGGAAATGGATGGCATCGAAGCAACAGAGCGTTTGCTCGATCCCTCCAAGTCTGCAGCCGAAGGGCCTAAAGTCATCGTTCTGACAACTTTTGACATGGATGAATACGCTTTGAGCGCGATTCAAGCTGGCGCCAGTGGTTTCTTATTGAAAGATGCACCACCCGAGGAATTGCTGGAGTCCATTCGCACTGTAAACAAGGGCGATGCGGTCATTGCCCCCTCGACCACTCGCCGACTCCTGGATCATATGGCTCCTTTGCTGAAGAAAGAGAGCACCCAGGGAAACAAGGAACTATCAGAGCTCGTGGATTCCCTGACGCGACGCGAGAGGGAAGTTTTCGGACTGATTGCGCTGGGACGATCCAATCCAGAAATTGCAGAGGATTTGTTCCTCTCAGAGGCAACGGTGAAAACCCATGTTGGCCACATCCTGGCGAAGCTGGAAGCGCGGGACCGAGTTCAGGCAGTGGTCATTGCCTACCAGACCGGAGTCGTCAGCCCCTAA
- a CDS encoding NYN domain-containing protein yields MMNHTAIFIDAGFLLSLGGHRAAGTTLRSAFTTHYESLVRGIVQTVKKNTGLNNLRVYWYDASKDGLFTEQHKRIGLIPGVKVRLGRISYNGEQKGVDLRLALDLVGVARNRSASIAYLVSGDDDLAEAVEEAQDLGMKVVLLGVAKADSRLGVASVAEHLALTADYIETIPNQLLDSAFTKVLEWDQYHSEKTSTIANAPAEAPAPTAAKTFAPTPAVMAQKTTAKAMTVTESNAEVVYSSGGERPGFKGNAAYEQQELTVAEEIGAKVAESWLAFTTQSEVVELMADKPQLPPEIDRTLLKDCAQVLGEWKTDQQTIRRTLRSAFWEYLAKIM; encoded by the coding sequence ATGATGAACCATACTGCTATATTTATCGATGCCGGATTCTTACTTTCACTAGGTGGTCATCGTGCTGCTGGTACAACATTGCGGTCAGCCTTCACGACTCACTATGAGTCCTTGGTTCGGGGCATAGTTCAAACGGTCAAGAAGAATACCGGTCTTAATAACTTACGCGTTTACTGGTACGACGCATCTAAAGACGGCCTGTTTACCGAGCAGCATAAGCGTATTGGACTGATACCAGGCGTAAAGGTGCGTTTAGGCCGAATTTCTTACAACGGTGAGCAAAAAGGCGTTGATCTTCGTCTTGCATTAGATCTTGTCGGAGTGGCTAGGAACCGTTCCGCGTCAATTGCTTATCTTGTCTCCGGCGACGACGATCTTGCGGAAGCAGTAGAAGAAGCGCAAGACCTTGGCATGAAAGTTGTACTTCTGGGTGTCGCTAAAGCTGACAGCAGGCTTGGTGTTGCCTCGGTTGCGGAACATTTGGCTTTGACCGCGGACTACATTGAAACCATACCTAATCAACTGTTGGACAGCGCCTTTACCAAGGTCTTGGAGTGGGATCAGTACCACTCGGAGAAAACGTCGACTATTGCCAATGCGCCCGCGGAAGCGCCAGCCCCAACTGCAGCGAAGACCTTTGCCCCAACACCAGCGGTGATGGCTCAAAAGACGACTGCCAAGGCGATGACAGTGACCGAGTCAAATGCAGAAGTTGTATATTCCAGTGGTGGCGAGCGCCCAGGATTCAAAGGCAACGCCGCCTACGAACAGCAAGAACTCACGGTGGCTGAAGAAATCGGCGCCAAGGTTGCAGAATCATGGCTCGCGTTCACCACTCAATCAGAAGTTGTCGAGCTGATGGCAGATAAGCCCCAACTCCCACCTGAAATCGATAGGACGTTGCTCAAGGACTGCGCTCAAGTCTTGGGGGAGTGGAAAACTGATCAGCAGACAATCCGCAGAACCTTGCGAAGCGCCTTCTGGGAGTATCTAGCAAAGATCATGTGA
- the metG gene encoding methionine--tRNA ligase translates to MTSQQKPFYITTAISYPNGTPHIGHAYEVVATDVMARFKRLDGHDVFFMTGTDEHGQKMMQTAEKLEITPAQLAQRNSDAFQAMNDELGTSYDRFIRTTDADHHAAAQELWRRMEANDDIYLDKYAGWYSVRDEAFYTEEQTEVREDGIRYATETDTEVTWTEEESYFFRLSKYQDKLLAYYQDNPEFGAPRSRFNEVVRFVEGGLTDLSISRTTFDWGIPVPGNEKHVMYVWVDALTNYLTGVGFPDVESESFQKYWPADVHVIGKDISRFHAIYWPAFLMSAKLPLPKRVMIHGFLHNNGVKMSKSLGNTVSPDDFVNRYGLDQVRYFFLREVPFGADGSYNHETIVARINGDLANNFGNLAQRSLSMVAKNCGGVVPTPGELLEADQQILNAAGQLLELNRDAYSRQEFSKALEAVWHVLGDTNAYFAEQEPWKLKKTDPERMATVLYVTIEIVRKVALLLQPVLPQAMTAMLNSLAIGEGSARTFEYFDTALVPGTELPAPSPVFPRFEEEK, encoded by the coding sequence GTGACTTCTCAGCAGAAACCTTTTTACATCACCACTGCCATTTCCTACCCGAACGGCACTCCGCACATCGGCCACGCATATGAAGTCGTGGCCACGGACGTCATGGCGCGGTTCAAGCGGCTTGACGGACATGACGTCTTCTTCATGACCGGCACCGACGAGCATGGTCAGAAGATGATGCAGACGGCTGAAAAGCTGGAAATCACGCCAGCTCAACTAGCTCAGCGCAACTCGGATGCATTCCAGGCGATGAATGATGAGCTGGGCACGAGCTATGACCGTTTCATCCGCACCACCGACGCGGATCACCATGCAGCTGCCCAAGAACTGTGGCGCCGCATGGAAGCCAACGACGATATTTACCTTGATAAGTACGCCGGTTGGTATTCAGTGCGCGATGAAGCGTTCTACACCGAGGAGCAGACTGAAGTTCGCGAAGACGGTATCCGCTACGCGACCGAAACTGACACCGAAGTGACCTGGACTGAAGAAGAATCGTATTTCTTCCGCCTGTCCAAGTACCAAGACAAGCTGCTTGCGTACTATCAGGACAATCCTGAATTTGGCGCGCCACGTTCCCGTTTCAATGAGGTCGTGCGATTCGTTGAAGGCGGACTCACCGACTTGTCGATTTCCCGCACAACCTTTGACTGGGGAATCCCGGTACCAGGCAACGAAAAGCACGTCATGTACGTCTGGGTGGATGCCTTGACTAACTACCTCACTGGAGTCGGCTTCCCAGACGTAGAGTCCGAATCTTTCCAGAAATACTGGCCAGCCGACGTTCACGTTATCGGCAAGGACATTTCGCGCTTCCACGCCATCTACTGGCCGGCATTCCTGATGTCTGCCAAGCTTCCGCTGCCAAAGCGCGTCATGATCCATGGATTCCTGCACAACAACGGCGTAAAGATGTCCAAGTCCTTGGGGAATACTGTTTCGCCTGATGACTTTGTGAATCGATACGGCTTGGACCAGGTCCGTTACTTCTTCCTGCGAGAGGTACCTTTCGGAGCTGACGGTAGCTACAACCACGAGACCATCGTCGCTCGCATTAATGGTGACCTCGCCAACAACTTCGGCAACCTTGCTCAGCGATCGTTGTCGATGGTCGCAAAGAACTGCGGCGGTGTAGTGCCAACGCCGGGTGAATTGCTAGAAGCAGACCAGCAGATTCTCAATGCCGCTGGACAACTTCTTGAGCTTAATCGGGATGCCTACTCGCGTCAGGAATTTAGCAAGGCTCTCGAAGCTGTGTGGCATGTATTGGGCGATACCAATGCTTACTTCGCGGAACAAGAGCCATGGAAACTGAAGAAGACTGATCCGGAACGCATGGCTACGGTGTTGTATGTGACCATTGAAATCGTCCGCAAGGTCGCTCTGCTTCTGCAGCCAGTTCTGCCTCAGGCCATGACCGCCATGCTCAACTCGCTGGCAATCGGCGAAGGATCAGCACGGACCTTCGAATACTTTGATACGGCATTAGTACCTGGCACCGAGTTGCCGGCACCGTCGCCAGTATTCCCTCGGTTCGAGGAAGAAAAATAG